From a single Scylla paramamosain isolate STU-SP2022 chromosome 28, ASM3559412v1, whole genome shotgun sequence genomic region:
- the LOC135114709 gene encoding peroxisomal membrane protein 11C-like isoform X3, which produces MGLGDVVSVLETYRGREKTLRTLQYGLLFLTPAARDSPSTKAVLEAISAQVGGVRVILRLFDDLSMLQYSKEVLRQSKGKDWIVRWLEVANIVVDQLFFPVEHLAWARDVKILRGSSSSLWHASLLLWAASLVLTILRSLRKISLMQQNNVRLAAEEKERQEEKYETELLTIIMHAADLLNALNWLPNRPWSKPFPVWQLNWHVINFSPG; this is translated from the exons ATGGGGCTGGGTGATGTGGTGAGTGTCCTGGAGACCTACCGAGGTAGAGAGAAGACCCTGAGGACCCTTCAGTATGGTCTCCTTTTTCTCACACCAGCAGCCAGAGACTCCCCCAGTACTAA AGCTGTTCTTGAGGCAATCAGTGCCCAGGTTGGAGGGGTCCGGGTCATCCTGCGACTTTTTGATGACCTGTCCATGCTCCAGTACTCCAAGGAGGTGCTGAGGCAAAGCAAG GGAAAAGACTGGATAGTGAGGTGGCTGGAGGTGGCCAACATTGTGGTGGATCAACTCTTCTTTCCTGTGGAGCACTTGGCTTGGGCAAGGGATGTCAAGATTCTTCGAGGCAGCTCCTCCTCATTGTGGCatgcctctctccttctctgggCTGCTTCTCTGGTTCTTACCATTCTGAG ATCTTTGCGAAAAATTTCCCTCATGCAGCAAAATAATGTAAGACTGGCAGCAGAGGAAAA AGAGAGGCAAGAGGAGAAGTATGAAACAGAGCTGTTGACCATCATCATGCATGCAGCTGACCTCCTCAATGCACTCAACTGGTTGCCCAACAGACCTTGGAGCAAACCCTTCCCAGTGTGGCAG cTAAATTGGCATGTGATCAACTTTTCACCTGGGTAA
- the LOC135114709 gene encoding peroxisomal membrane protein 11C-like isoform X1, with the protein MGLGDVVSVLETYRGREKTLRTLQYGLLFLTPAARDSPSTKAVLEAISAQVGGVRVILRLFDDLSMLQYSKEVLRQSKGKDWIVRWLEVANIVVDQLFFPVEHLAWARDVKILRGSSSSLWHASLLLWAASLVLTILRSLRKISLMQQNNVRLAAEEKERQEEKYETELLTIIMHAADLLNALNWLPNRPWSKPFPVWQVRSQRTWRPWHLPFPLWQVGVFGLVSSLIGFQKLIQPRL; encoded by the exons ATGGGGCTGGGTGATGTGGTGAGTGTCCTGGAGACCTACCGAGGTAGAGAGAAGACCCTGAGGACCCTTCAGTATGGTCTCCTTTTTCTCACACCAGCAGCCAGAGACTCCCCCAGTACTAA AGCTGTTCTTGAGGCAATCAGTGCCCAGGTTGGAGGGGTCCGGGTCATCCTGCGACTTTTTGATGACCTGTCCATGCTCCAGTACTCCAAGGAGGTGCTGAGGCAAAGCAAG GGAAAAGACTGGATAGTGAGGTGGCTGGAGGTGGCCAACATTGTGGTGGATCAACTCTTCTTTCCTGTGGAGCACTTGGCTTGGGCAAGGGATGTCAAGATTCTTCGAGGCAGCTCCTCCTCATTGTGGCatgcctctctccttctctgggCTGCTTCTCTGGTTCTTACCATTCTGAG ATCTTTGCGAAAAATTTCCCTCATGCAGCAAAATAATGTAAGACTGGCAGCAGAGGAAAA AGAGAGGCAAGAGGAGAAGTATGAAACAGAGCTGTTGACCATCATCATGCATGCAGCTGACCTCCTCAATGCACTCAACTGGTTGCCCAACAGACCTTGGAGCAAACCCTTCCCAGTGTGGCAGGTAAGGTCACAGCGCACCTGGAGGCCTTGGCATCTGCCTTTCCCTTTATGGCAG GTAGGAGTATTTGGTTTGGTATCATCCTTAATTGGCTTCCAAAAACTTATCCAACCAAGATTATGA
- the LOC135114709 gene encoding peroxisomal membrane protein 11C-like isoform X2: protein MGLGDVVSVLETYRGREKTLRTLQYGLLFLTPAARDSPSTKAVLEAISAQVGGVRVILRLFDDLSMLQYSKEVLRQSKGKDWIVRWLEVANIVVDQLFFPVEHLAWARDVKILRGSSSSLWHASLLLWAASLVLTILRSLRKISLMQQNNVRLAAEEKERQEEKYETELLTIIMHAADLLNALNWLPNRPWSKPFPVWQVGVFGLVSSLIGFQKLIQPRL, encoded by the exons ATGGGGCTGGGTGATGTGGTGAGTGTCCTGGAGACCTACCGAGGTAGAGAGAAGACCCTGAGGACCCTTCAGTATGGTCTCCTTTTTCTCACACCAGCAGCCAGAGACTCCCCCAGTACTAA AGCTGTTCTTGAGGCAATCAGTGCCCAGGTTGGAGGGGTCCGGGTCATCCTGCGACTTTTTGATGACCTGTCCATGCTCCAGTACTCCAAGGAGGTGCTGAGGCAAAGCAAG GGAAAAGACTGGATAGTGAGGTGGCTGGAGGTGGCCAACATTGTGGTGGATCAACTCTTCTTTCCTGTGGAGCACTTGGCTTGGGCAAGGGATGTCAAGATTCTTCGAGGCAGCTCCTCCTCATTGTGGCatgcctctctccttctctgggCTGCTTCTCTGGTTCTTACCATTCTGAG ATCTTTGCGAAAAATTTCCCTCATGCAGCAAAATAATGTAAGACTGGCAGCAGAGGAAAA AGAGAGGCAAGAGGAGAAGTATGAAACAGAGCTGTTGACCATCATCATGCATGCAGCTGACCTCCTCAATGCACTCAACTGGTTGCCCAACAGACCTTGGAGCAAACCCTTCCCAGTGTGGCAG GTAGGAGTATTTGGTTTGGTATCATCCTTAATTGGCTTCCAAAAACTTATCCAACCAAGATTATGA